A window of Juglans regia cultivar Chandler chromosome 7, Walnut 2.0, whole genome shotgun sequence contains these coding sequences:
- the LOC108980251 gene encoding probable indole-3-pyruvate monooxygenase YUCCA7 has product MPNSCLSIPPMVPAFEHEGLFAPRCIWVNGPVIAGAGPSGLAVGAGLKEQGVPFIILERANCIASLWQNHTYDRLKLHLPKQFCQLPNFPFPEYYPEYPTKYQFVDYLESYAEHFDISPHFNETVQSAKYDDTFGLWRVQTIRKTSSNPFDQVEYFCRWLVVATGENAEKVVPEFGGLEEFGGHVMHACDYKSGDSYSGKRVLVVGCGNSGMEVSLDLCNHNAEPAMVVRNSVHVLPRQILGKSTFELAVLLMKWLPLWLVDKILLILAWFILGNVEKYGLRRPSIGPLQLKNTSGKTPVLDIGALQKIRSDEIKVVPGIERFFPGKVEFVNGEDLEIDSVILATGYRSNVPSWLKEYEFFSKDGLPKDPFPNGWKGKAGLYAVGFTRRGLSGASLDAISVANDIARSWKEETKQRKISIASRHRRCISHF; this is encoded by the exons ATGCCAAACAGTTGTCTGAGTATACCACCAATGGTTCCAGCTTTTGAGCATGAGGGCCTTTTTGCTCCCCGATGCATATGGGTGAACGGACCGGTCATAGCTGGGGCTGGTCCATCGGGTTTAGCCGTTGGTGCTGGCCTTAAAGAACAAGGAGTGCCTTTCATTATCCTTGAACGGGCAAACTGCATTGCCTCTCTATGGCAAAACCACACGTATGATCGCCTCAAGCTTCACCTCCCCAAACAATTCTGTCAACTACCCAACTTCCCATTCCCAGAGTACTACCCGGAATATCCTACCAAATATCAGTTTGTCGATTACCTAGAATCATATGCGGAACACTTCGATATAAGCCCACATTTCAATGAAACGGTGCAGTCTGCTAAATATGATGATACTTTTGGTTTGTGGAGAGTCCAAACAATTAGAAAAACCAGTTCAAACCCTTTTGATCAAGTTGAGTACTTTTGCCGGTGGCTCGTGGTTGCCACTGGTGAGAATGCAGAGAAAGTGGTGCCGGAGTTTGGGGGCTTGGAAGAGTTTGGTGGCCATGTCATGCATGCTTGTGACTACAAATCCGGCGACAGCTATAGTGGGAAACGTGTACTTGTTGTTGGTTGTGGGAATTCAGGCATGGAAGTCTCCCTCGATCTTTGCAATCACAATGCAGAACCAGCAATGGTTGTTCGAAACTCG GTTCATGTATTGCCAAGGCAAATTCTGGGAAAATCAACTTTTGAATTAGCAGTTTTGTTAATGAAATGGCTGCCACTTTGGCTTGTGGATAAGATATTGCTGATTCTTGCGTGGTTCATTCTTGGGAATGTGGAAAAATATGGTCTGAGAAGGCCATCGATAGGTCCTTTACAGCTAAAAAACACTTCAGGAAAGACCCCTGTGCTGGACATTGGTGCCTTGCAGAAAATTAGATCTGACGAGATCAAGGTGGTCCCTGGAATTGAAAGGTTCTTTCCCGGCAAAGTTGAATTTGTTAATGGAGAGGATTTGGAGATTGATTCTGTTATTCTGGCAACTGGGTATCGCAGCAATGTTCCTTCATGGCTAAAG GAATATGAGTTCTTTTCCAAGGATGGACTTCCAAAAGATCCATTTCCAAATGGGTGGAAAGGTAAAGCTGGGCTCTATGCAGTTGGTTTCACAAGGAGAGGTCTCTCTGGTGCATCTTTGGATGCCATTAGCGTGGCAAATGATATTGCCAGGAGCTGGAAAGAAGAAACAAAGCAGAGAAAGATATCTATTGCATCTCGCCATAGGAGATGCATTTCCCATTTTTGA